A stretch of Anolis sagrei isolate rAnoSag1 chromosome X, rAnoSag1.mat, whole genome shotgun sequence DNA encodes these proteins:
- the S1PR4 gene encoding sphingosine 1-phosphate receptor 4 — MDDQELALSFTSPSTLIPTSIPGLHLASVHNPHHCYHTRNIILYHYNHTGRMNNRQPQEDKMNALKMVIIAASCLIILENLLVLLAIIRKVRTCRWVYSCLASITFSDLLTGIAYLVNLCLSGSRTFQLTPTLWFLREGILFVALAASTFSLLVTAVERYSAMVKPIAENAASKTVRLRSLIIFCWALAVFIGLLPLLGWNCLCHMSGCSTLLPLYAKSYILFAVVIFSVVLVGVVGLYASIYCWVQRSTTQVASRNGRKRSLRLLKTVVVILFAFLVCWIPLFILLVIDYAWANETWQLHKVFGWILTLAVINSFINPIIYSLGSKEVRTAVADLLCCCCIWAGWHSSATGDIPTNSSTATESSLKLRESFRGRLPHIRRGRELLSSNSSMMSTMVADDA; from the coding sequence ATGGATGACCAAGAACTTGCACTGTCCTTCACCTCTCCTTCCACATTGATCCCTACTTCCATCCCGGGCCTCCATCTCGCCTCCGTCCACAACCCACACCATTGCTACCACACAAGGAACATCATTTTGTACCATTACAACCACACAGGGAGGATGAACAACCGGCAGCCCCAGGAGGACAAAATGAATGCTCTCAAGATGGTCATTATCGCCGCCAGCTGCCTCATCATCCTGGAGAACCTCCTCGTGCTGCTGGCCATCATCCGGAAAGTGCGAACCTGTCGGTGGGTTTACTCTTGCCTGGCAAGCATCACCTTCAGCGACCTGCTGACCGGGATCGCCTATTTGGTGAACCTTTGCTTGTCTGGGAGCCGGACTTTCCAGCTGACTCCCACTTTGTGGTTCCTTCGCGAGGGGATCCTCTTTGTGGCTCTGGCCGCCTCCACTTTCAGCCTGTTGGTGACCGCTGTTGAGCGCTATAGCGCCATGGTGAAACCCATTGCAGAAAACGCGGCTAGCAAAACTGTCCGCTTGCGGAGCCTCATCATCTTCTGCTGGGCCTTGGCGGTCTTCATTGGCTTGCTCCCCTTGCTGGGTTGGAACTGCCTCTGCCACATGAGTGGCTGTTCCACCTTGCTGCCCCTTTATGCCAAGAGCTACATCCTCTTTGCGGTGGTCATCTTCAGCGTGGTTTTAGTAGGCGTTGTGGGGCTCTACGCCTCCATTTACTGCTGGGTCCAGAGGAGCACCACGCAGGTGGCCTCGAGGAATGGGCGCAAGAGGTCGCTGCGGTTGCTGAAGACGGTGGTGGTGATCCTCTTTGCATTCTTGGTGTGTTGGATTCCTCTCTTCATCCTCCTGGTGATCGACTATGCCTGGGCCAACGAGACCTGGCAGCTCCACAAGGTCTTTGGCTGGATCTTGACGCTGGCGGTGATCAACTCCTTCATCAACCCCATCATCTACTCTTTGGGGAGCAAGGAGGTGAGGACGGCAGTCGCTGACCTCCTCTGCTGTTGCTGCATCTGGGCCGGATGGCATTCTTCGGCTACCGGTGACATCCCCACAAACTCATCCACGGCCACAGAGAGTTCGCTGAAGCTGCGGGAGAGTTTCCGGGGCCGGTTGCCTCACATCAGAAGAGGCCGAGAACTTCTTTCCAGTAATTCAAGCATGATGAGTACCATGGTAGCAGATGATGCCTGA